In Capsicum annuum cultivar UCD-10X-F1 chromosome 11, UCD10Xv1.1, whole genome shotgun sequence, one genomic interval encodes:
- the LOC107852287 gene encoding uncharacterized protein LOC107852287 — translation MVMDNVRKVRKDLIILLQVNIHHHHHLLPQLLHQILQIFLLLLVNYFTTKCIFMPLPSDQFHITFPHNSLHSSSLFVPSTSSTLSLSVLRIKGPSTSSPFINSATASNATAAASQNLKFKEVLEYDNFGRLIIVTGGDGLVVLLTHVDYCDVYKLDALRAKAKCASKSCRENKIDVIFQLKASLRIKEHLYEARKKMRRPDWIAKKVWVMFLEI, via the exons ATGGTAATGGACAACGTAAGAAAAGTAAGAAAGGACCTGATAATCCTCCTGCAGGTCAAtatacaccaccaccaccacctattACCACAACTTCTCCACCAGATACTGCAAATTTTCCTCCTCCTCCTCGTCAACTATTTCACTACCAAATGCATTTTTATGCCGCTACCATCTGACCAGTTCCACATCACTTTTCCTCATAATAGTCTGCATAGTAGCTCTTTATTTGTGCCTTCTACATCATCCACACTTAGCCTTTCTGTATTGAGAATTAAAGGTCCTAGCACATCATCTCCCTTTATTAATAGTGCTACAGCGTCTAATGCTACAGCAGCTGCCTCCCAGAATCTGAAATTTAAAGAGGTATTAGAATATGACAATTTTGGGAGGCTAATTATTGTCACTGGTGGTGATGG CCTTGTAGTACTTTTAACACATGTGGATTATTGTGATGTCTACAAGTTAGATGCCCTTCGAGCTAAG GCGAAGTGTGCTTCGAAGTCTTGTCGTGAAAATAAAATAGATGTCATTTTCCAATTGAAAGCATCTCTACGGATCAAAGAACACTTGTATGAGGCCCGGAAGAAAATGAGAAGACCTGATTGGATTGCGAAGAAAGTTTGGGTAATGTTCTTGGAAATATGA